One genomic segment of Epinephelus fuscoguttatus linkage group LG19, E.fuscoguttatus.final_Chr_v1 includes these proteins:
- the cbx1a gene encoding chromobox protein homolog 1a → MRKRTQTTRDEEKRQAREAPSADVKLAAIAGKKGKKAEEEEQPAAPAAPAAAAAAPEAAAAAATAAAAAAAEEEEEEEYVVEKVLDRRVVKGKVEFLLKWKGFSDEDNTWEPEDNLDCPDLIAEYMQKHKEKEEKKKEGKRKVVSEASGDSEERGSKRKKEEGEKARGFGRGLQPERIIGATDSSGELMFLMKWKNSDEADLVPAKEANVKCPQVVISFYEERLTWHSYPTEEEEKKEEEKKD, encoded by the exons AGGCACCCTCAGCAGACGTCAAGCTGGCAGCCATAGCAGGAAAGAAGGGCAAgaaggctgaggaggaggagcagcctGCAGCGCCCGCagcacctgcagcagcagccgcagcaCCAGaggcggcggcagcagcagcaacagcagcagcagcagcagcagcagaggaggaggaagaggaggagtatGTGGTAGAGAAGGTTTTGGACCGCCGAGTGGTCAAGGGCAAAGTAGAGTTTCTGCTGAAATGGAAGGGGTTCTCAGA TGAGGATAACACATGGGAACCAGAAGACAACCTGGACTGCCCCGACCTTATTGCCGAGTacatgcagaaacacaaagagaaggaggagaaaaagaaggagGGCAAGAGAAAAGTTGTCAGTGAGGCCTCAGGAGACTCTGAGGAGCGAGGGAgcaagaggaagaaggaggag GGTGAGAAGGCCAGAGGTtttggcagaggtctgcagcCAGAGAGGATTATTGGAGCAACAGATTCCAGCGGAGAGCTGATGTTCCTTATGAAGTG GAAGAACTCAGACGAGGCTGACCTGGTCCCAGCCAAGGAGGCCAACGTCAAGTGTCCCCAGGTGGTCATCTCTTTCTATGAGGAGCGCCTCACCTGGCACTCTTAccccacagaggaggaggagaagaaagaggaggagaaaaaagacTAG